The Desmonostoc muscorum LEGE 12446 genome includes a region encoding these proteins:
- a CDS encoding DUF1818 family protein has translation MERVVKSGSGWRIGWNPDTPEFKGLIGTDDWAIELTEAELNDFCRLLAQLADTMKQLATELMEEEKIACEAESDLLWMEVEGYPHAYSLRFILNRGRCVEGKWDAFAVPDLLQATGMLKVF, from the coding sequence ATGGAACGCGTTGTCAAAAGTGGATCTGGTTGGCGTATTGGCTGGAACCCCGATACACCTGAATTTAAAGGTTTAATAGGTACAGATGACTGGGCAATTGAGTTAACCGAAGCCGAGTTGAATGATTTTTGTCGTCTACTGGCACAGCTAGCAGATACCATGAAACAACTTGCAACAGAATTAATGGAAGAGGAAAAAATTGCCTGTGAAGCTGAAAGCGATTTATTATGGATGGAGGTTGAAGGCTATCCCCACGCCTACAGTCTACGTTTCATCCTGAATAGAGGGCGATGTGTAGAAGGTAAATGGGATGCTTTTGCTGTTCCAGATTTACTCCAAGCCACTGGAATGCTCAAAGTTTTTTAA
- a CDS encoding DNA-directed RNA polymerase subunit omega → MLKRSKFETTQSQIMHRAEDLISAASNRYRITVQVANRAKRRRYEDFENNEDAMMKPVLRAIIEMSDELTQPEIIGEL, encoded by the coding sequence ATGCTAAAGCGTTCTAAGTTCGAGACAACACAATCTCAAATTATGCATCGTGCTGAGGATTTGATAAGTGCAGCCTCAAATCGTTACCGCATTACGGTTCAGGTGGCGAATCGTGCCAAGCGTCGGCGTTATGAAGACTTTGAAAATAACGAAGATGCGATGATGAAGCCAGTGCTAAGAGCAATCATCGAGATGTCCGATGAATTGACTCAGCCAGAAATTATTGGCGAACTATAA
- a CDS encoding APC family permease, whose protein sequence is MKTEKPSHQSIHGLKPDCLSFSEVLAQSFAVIAPTTIPASNIGLIVALSGNGTWLSFLIGLMGLLFVSININQFASRSASPGSLYSYISKGLGSTAGVICGWSLVLAYLFTGMSVLCGFANFSSVLIGHLGIHPSSITLLAIGAGISWYAAYKDIQLSAVAMLWMEAASVLLIAILCIIIWAHKGFALDMSQLTLSGTTPGSVATGLVLVMFAFSGFESATSLGDEAKKPLQTIPKSVMGSVILAGLFYISTTYIEVLGFSGTGVSITQTEEPLGFLSRQAGVGFLGEFVALGALFSFFACILGSINPAARVFFLMARHGLFHSSLGTAHSSNKTPHVAVTMCSLITFFVPAVMSLFNIKLFESMGYLGAICSYGFLTVYILISVAAPVYLYKIRKLRRRDVVFSVVGVGFMMIPVLGSVGIPGSTLFPVPEAPYNAFPYLFLLYILLTCGWFIIKRLRSPNLVVKMRQGIEEIHTKFSDTRKIP, encoded by the coding sequence ATGAAAACAGAAAAACCATCCCATCAAAGTATTCATGGTTTAAAACCAGATTGTCTTTCTTTCTCGGAAGTATTGGCGCAATCTTTTGCTGTAATTGCACCGACGACAATACCAGCATCTAATATTGGCTTAATCGTTGCACTTTCAGGAAACGGTACTTGGCTGAGTTTTCTGATTGGTTTGATGGGGCTATTATTTGTCAGTATCAACATCAACCAGTTTGCCAGTCGCTCGGCTTCTCCAGGTTCACTGTACTCTTATATTTCCAAAGGTCTTGGTTCTACAGCGGGTGTTATTTGCGGTTGGAGTTTGGTGCTGGCTTATTTGTTTACTGGGATGTCTGTTTTGTGCGGTTTTGCCAACTTCAGCAGTGTCTTAATTGGTCATTTGGGCATTCATCCCTCCAGTATTACATTGCTGGCGATCGGTGCAGGAATTTCTTGGTATGCAGCTTATAAAGATATCCAACTTTCAGCTGTAGCGATGCTCTGGATGGAAGCAGCTTCAGTCCTATTGATTGCCATCTTGTGCATCATCATTTGGGCACACAAAGGTTTTGCGTTGGATATGTCGCAACTAACCCTCTCTGGTACAACTCCAGGCAGCGTAGCCACAGGACTTGTGTTGGTAATGTTTGCTTTCTCTGGCTTTGAAAGTGCTACATCGCTAGGTGATGAAGCAAAAAAACCATTACAAACAATCCCTAAATCTGTGATGGGTAGCGTCATCCTCGCCGGTCTGTTTTATATATCAACAACCTATATAGAAGTCTTGGGCTTTAGTGGTACTGGCGTCTCCATTACTCAAACTGAAGAACCTCTGGGTTTTTTATCCCGACAAGCAGGAGTTGGTTTTTTGGGAGAATTTGTGGCTTTAGGTGCCTTATTTAGCTTCTTCGCTTGCATCCTTGGCAGCATCAACCCAGCCGCTAGAGTGTTTTTCTTGATGGCACGTCATGGTTTATTCCATTCCTCATTGGGAACAGCACACTCATCCAACAAAACGCCCCACGTTGCAGTCACGATGTGTTCGTTGATAACATTTTTCGTACCTGCTGTCATGTCCCTATTTAATATCAAGTTATTCGAGAGTATGGGTTATTTGGGGGCAATTTGTAGCTACGGATTCTTAACGGTGTACATTCTGATTTCTGTCGCAGCTCCAGTTTACCTATACAAAATTAGAAAACTCCGGCGGCGAGATGTGGTATTTTCGGTTGTCGGAGTTGGGTTCATGATGATTCCAGTTTTAGGTAGTGTAGGAATTCCCGGTAGTACACTTTTCCCAGTTCCCGAAGCTCCTTACAATGCCTTTCCCTACTTGTTCTTGTTATACATACTTCTCACTTGTGGGTGGTTCATCATTAAAAGACTACGTTCTCCCAACCTGGTTGTGAAAATGCGCCAAGGAATTGAAGAGATTCACACTAAATTCAGCGATACCAGGAAAATTCCTTAA
- a CDS encoding fasciclin domain-containing protein, translating to MADLVETAIAAGNFNTLIKAVKAVNLIETLKSLDSLTLFAPTDEAFANLPEGTLDLLLQDIPKLRKIVAYHVASGDVRSDDLVQINEAQTLEGSIVAIESVNGKIKVNDANVIKTDVLTDNGVIHIIDAVLMPAMVAGK from the coding sequence ATGGCTGACCTTGTGGAAACTGCGATCGCAGCAGGAAATTTCAATACGCTGATAAAGGCTGTTAAAGCTGTAAATCTCATAGAAACTCTCAAAAGTCTTGATTCTTTGACACTCTTTGCACCCACTGACGAAGCTTTTGCCAATTTGCCAGAGGGAACTTTAGATTTGTTACTACAAGACATTCCTAAGCTCAGGAAAATTGTAGCGTATCATGTCGCTAGTGGGGATGTCAGGTCTGATGACTTGGTACAAATTAATGAGGCACAGACCCTCGAAGGATCAATTGTAGCTATTGAATCTGTCAACGGCAAAATTAAGGTGAATGACGCCAATGTAATCAAAACAGACGTTTTGACAGACAATGGCGTGATCCATATTATTGATGCAGTGCTAATGCCTGCAATGGTGGCGGGGAAGTAA
- a CDS encoding phosphatase PAP2 family protein: MQSVKKPNQESRSPLSFLKNLLIARWRSLLLLFIGVYLPLQVFEILAVKLRENEAGFPWDVPILLAVHSTANPQLDVLAVMLAIIGSPWTGIPIVAAIALILLLQKRWRSLAYVLTTSVGSFIINLIAKGFMHRVRPQLWKSIAPESSFAFPSNHAMTSLTMVAILLILSWATPWRRLVFIFGSLYIIAIAWCRLYLGVHFPSDILAGWMVALAWAIGVSLIIKPYLTTAKSVDEEVAKDETTLLPEEKKLITEDSNAI, from the coding sequence ATGCAAAGTGTCAAAAAACCCAATCAAGAAAGTCGATCGCCCCTTTCGTTTCTGAAAAATTTATTGATTGCCCGTTGGCGATCGCTCTTACTGCTCTTCATAGGAGTATATTTACCTTTGCAGGTATTTGAAATCTTGGCAGTGAAGTTACGGGAAAATGAAGCTGGTTTCCCCTGGGATGTGCCAATTCTGTTAGCAGTTCACTCCACAGCAAACCCCCAGCTTGATGTTTTAGCTGTGATGCTGGCTATCATTGGATCGCCTTGGACGGGGATACCAATTGTAGCTGCGATCGCACTAATATTATTACTTCAAAAACGCTGGCGATCGCTAGCTTATGTACTCACTACTTCAGTGGGAAGTTTCATTATCAACCTCATAGCGAAAGGATTCATGCATCGAGTCCGTCCGCAATTGTGGAAGTCCATTGCACCTGAATCTAGTTTTGCATTTCCCAGCAATCATGCAATGACTAGTTTAACAATGGTTGCAATTTTGCTCATCTTAAGTTGGGCTACCCCCTGGCGTCGCTTGGTCTTCATCTTTGGCAGCTTATATATAATAGCTATTGCATGGTGTCGTCTCTATTTGGGGGTTCACTTTCCCAGTGACATTCTCGCCGGTTGGATGGTTGCATTAGCTTGGGCAATTGGTGTTAGCCTAATTATCAAGCCCTATTTGACTACAGCTAAATCTGTAGATGAAGAAGTTGCAAAAGATGAAACGACATTACTACCCGAAGAAAAAAAATTGATAACTGAAGATAGCAATGCGATTTGA